In the Mauremys mutica isolate MM-2020 ecotype Southern chromosome 13, ASM2049712v1, whole genome shotgun sequence genome, one interval contains:
- the LOC123348855 gene encoding olfactory receptor 1020-like produces MPWTNQTSIKFVLLGFGNPKEVQILLFVVFLVIYIVTLAGNLLIVALVVADQQLHTPMYFFLGNLSFLETCYTSVTAPRLLAGFLAEDRTISFSDCITQLFFFGALACIECFLLAVMAYDRYLAICNPLNYNVIMNLRVCLQLVSASWVTGFSANSLVVGMVRQLSFCGPNEINNFFCDMEELLKLSCTKSLLVEMIVLVSCSLVSLAPFLFIVVSYILILLAILQIASSVGRQKAFSTCASHLLVVSLYYGTIIIMYVMPSAEWSPVLHKALSLMYTVITPMFNPIIYSLRNKEVKGAFRKVVLQNLGMI; encoded by the coding sequence ATGCCATGGACAAATCAAACATCCATCAAGTTCGTGCTCCTGGGATTCGGGAACCCAAAAGAAGTTCAGATTCTGCTttttgtggtgtttctagtgatctacattGTGACCCTGGCTGGGAACCTTCTGATTGTTGCtctagttgtggctgatcagcagCTTCACACCCcgatgtacttcttcctggggaacttgtccttcTTGGAGACTTGCTACACCTCAGTCACTGCCCCCAGATTGCTGGCTGGGTTCctggcagaggacagaacaatCTCCTTCAGCGACTGTATCACACAATTATTTTTCTTCGGTGCTTTAGCTTGCATAGAATGCTTCCTCCTTGCAGTCATGGCTTATGACCGTTACTTAGCCATATGCAACCCACTCAACTATAATGTTATAATGAACCTCAGGGTCTGCCTTCAGCTGGTATCTGCCTCCTGGGTAACTGGTTTCTCAGCTAATTCATTAGTAGTAGGGATGGTGCGCCAGCTAAGcttctgtggccccaatgaaattaataatttCTTCTGTGACATGGAGGAGCTGCTCAAATTGTCCTGCACAAAAAGCCTCCTTGTAGAAATGATTGTTTTGGTCTCCTGCTCTCTGGTATCCCTGGCCCCTTTCCTCTTCATCGTTGTGTCTTACATTCTCATCCTCTTGGCCATCCTGCAAATTGCCTCCTCTGTggggaggcaaaaggccttttccacctgtgcctctcaccTGCTGGTGGTGAGTCTGTATTATGGGACCATCATTATCATGTATGTGATGCCATCGGCAGAGTGGTCCCCAGTGTTACATAAAGCTCTGTCTCTCATGTACACGGTCATCACTCCGATGTtcaaccccatcatctacagTCTGAGGAACAAAGAGGTGAAGGGGGCCTTCAGGAAAGTCGTGCTGCAGAATTTAGGCATGATTTAG